A genomic segment from Sorangium aterium encodes:
- the mgtE gene encoding magnesium transporter — translation MMERPPFNAAEALTAADLILSWSALQNEERVQAYRRLRREEAEDFFEGLPTADQAALLAGLTKGERRLWLRLLAPDDVADILLEVAPADQAELLSLLDEPTRREVTALLAYAEDEAGGLMSPWFARVRPEATVDQAISYLKRQARDHLETIYYGYVLDAEQRLRGVVSLRQLMIAPGDRRVSDVMKTDIVSVNEDADQEAVARRFAEHDLVAIPVVDSEGRMKGIVTADDIVDVVEEEATEDIQKLGGMQALDAPYLRTPISRMLGKRAGWLSALFVGELLTATAMGHYESEIARAVVLALFVPLIISSGGNSGSQATTLVIRAMALGEIRLADFWRVSRRELASGLALGGILGTIGFARVIAWEKLFGAYGPHYGLLALAVAISLVGVVTWGTLAGALLPFVLRALRFDPASASAPFVATLVDVSGLVIYFSVAELLLRGVLL, via the coding sequence ATGATGGAACGCCCGCCCTTCAACGCGGCCGAGGCGCTCACGGCGGCTGATCTGATCCTGTCCTGGTCGGCCCTGCAGAACGAGGAGCGGGTGCAGGCCTATCGCCGCCTGCGGCGCGAGGAGGCGGAGGACTTCTTCGAAGGTCTTCCCACGGCCGACCAGGCCGCGCTCCTGGCGGGCCTCACGAAGGGCGAACGCAGGCTGTGGCTCCGCCTGCTCGCGCCCGACGACGTGGCGGACATCCTCCTCGAGGTGGCGCCGGCCGACCAGGCGGAGCTCCTCTCCTTGCTCGACGAGCCGACGCGGCGCGAGGTGACCGCGCTCCTCGCGTACGCCGAGGATGAGGCTGGCGGGCTCATGAGCCCGTGGTTCGCGCGCGTGCGGCCGGAGGCGACGGTCGACCAGGCGATCAGCTACCTCAAGCGGCAGGCCAGGGATCACCTCGAGACCATCTACTACGGTTATGTGCTCGACGCCGAGCAGCGGCTGCGCGGCGTGGTGTCGCTGAGACAGCTCATGATCGCCCCCGGCGACCGGCGCGTCAGCGACGTGATGAAGACCGATATCGTGTCGGTCAACGAGGACGCCGACCAGGAGGCCGTGGCGCGGCGCTTCGCGGAGCACGATCTCGTGGCGATACCCGTCGTCGACAGCGAGGGTCGGATGAAGGGGATCGTCACCGCAGACGACATCGTGGACGTCGTGGAAGAGGAGGCGACCGAGGACATCCAGAAGCTCGGCGGCATGCAGGCGCTCGACGCGCCCTACCTCCGGACCCCCATCTCCAGGATGCTCGGCAAGCGCGCGGGCTGGCTCTCGGCGCTGTTCGTGGGCGAGCTCCTCACCGCCACGGCGATGGGGCACTACGAGAGCGAGATCGCCCGCGCCGTCGTGCTCGCCCTCTTCGTGCCGCTCATCATCTCGAGCGGGGGCAACTCCGGCTCTCAGGCGACGACGCTGGTCATCCGGGCCATGGCGCTCGGCGAGATCCGGCTCGCCGACTTCTGGCGCGTCAGCCGCCGGGAGCTCGCGTCGGGCCTCGCGCTCGGCGGGATCCTCGGCACCATCGGCTTCGCGCGCGTCATCGCCTGGGAGAAGCTCTTCGGGGCCTATGGCCCGCACTACGGGCTCCTCGCGCTGGCCGTCGCGATCAGCCTGGTCGGCGTCGTGACCTGGGGCACGCTGGCGGGGGCGCTCCTGCCGTTCGTGCTCCGGGCGCTCCGCTTCGACCCGGCGAGCGCCTCGGCCCCGTTCGTCGCGACGCTCGTCGACGTCTCCGGCCTCGTGATCTACTTCAGCGTGGCCGAGCTCCTGCTCCGCGGGGTGCTGCTGTGA
- a CDS encoding glutathione S-transferase N-terminal domain-containing protein: MIDLYYWPTPNGWKISIMLEETGLPYKLIPINIGRGEQFKPEFLAISPNNRMPAIVDHDPPGGGAPISVFESGAILLYLAEKTGQFIPSDVRGRYEVTQWLMWQMGGLGPMSGQAGHFNHYAPEKIPYAIERYTKEVRRLYGVMDKRLADRPFLAGEYSIADMASYPWAMPHDRYGISADELPNFKRWLDAVRARPAVERGLAVGNELRNPSQPMDDEAKKWLFGKKPEA, translated from the coding sequence ATGATCGATCTCTATTACTGGCCCACCCCGAACGGCTGGAAGATCAGCATAATGCTCGAGGAGACGGGCCTCCCGTACAAGCTCATCCCGATCAACATCGGGCGGGGCGAGCAGTTCAAGCCGGAGTTCCTCGCGATCAGCCCCAACAACCGGATGCCCGCCATCGTCGATCACGACCCTCCGGGCGGCGGGGCGCCGATCTCCGTGTTCGAGTCGGGCGCGATCCTGCTCTACCTCGCGGAGAAGACGGGCCAGTTCATCCCCTCGGACGTCCGCGGTCGTTACGAGGTGACCCAGTGGCTCATGTGGCAGATGGGCGGCCTCGGCCCCATGAGCGGCCAGGCAGGCCATTTCAATCACTATGCGCCGGAGAAGATCCCCTATGCGATCGAGCGCTATACCAAGGAGGTACGCCGGCTCTATGGCGTGATGGACAAGCGGCTCGCGGACCGGCCTTTCCTGGCGGGCGAGTACTCGATCGCCGACATGGCGAGCTATCCCTGGGCGATGCCGCACGACCGGTACGGGATATCGGCCGACGAGCTCCCGAACTTCAAGCGGTGGCTCGACGCGGTGCGCGCGAGGCCCGCCGTCGAGCGCGGGCTCGCGGTCGGAAATGAGCTGCGGAACCCGAGCCAGCCCATGGACGACGAGGCGAAGAAGTGGCTGTTCGGGAAGAAGCCCGAGGCGTGA
- the purU gene encoding formyltetrahydrofolate deformylase: MGPVHATFLIAAPDQPGLVARLAGFFYDIGLNIIDASNHTDAFMDEGPRFFMRLVVDLSGLASPAAVAALGGSATRSAIEAAFRELASALSARWSVEYSDHVPKMAILVTKDPACLYDLVLRQRAGELRCEIPLVISNHPTLEAVAESFRIPFFCIPITPETKREQERQVLHLLKRHHVDLVVLARYMQILSEQMLDEGPPVINIHHGFLPAFQGAKPYHQAHARGVKLIGATAHYATRDLDQGPIIEQDVARVNHQMGPEEMTRMGRDVERLVLSRAVRAHLERRVIVEGRRTVVF, from the coding sequence ATGGGTCCCGTTCACGCAACCTTCCTCATCGCCGCTCCCGACCAGCCCGGTCTCGTCGCGCGACTCGCAGGGTTCTTCTACGACATCGGCCTGAACATCATCGACGCGAGCAATCACACCGATGCGTTCATGGACGAGGGCCCGCGCTTCTTCATGCGTCTCGTCGTCGATCTGTCCGGCCTCGCCTCGCCGGCCGCCGTCGCCGCCCTGGGCGGCTCCGCCACCCGCAGCGCGATCGAGGCCGCCTTTCGCGAGCTCGCCTCGGCGCTCTCGGCGCGATGGTCGGTGGAATACAGCGATCACGTCCCGAAGATGGCGATCCTGGTCACCAAGGATCCTGCGTGCCTTTACGATCTGGTGCTCCGGCAGCGCGCGGGCGAGCTCCGCTGCGAGATCCCGCTCGTGATCTCCAACCACCCCACGCTCGAGGCGGTGGCCGAGAGCTTTCGAATCCCTTTCTTCTGCATCCCCATCACCCCGGAGACCAAGCGCGAGCAGGAGCGTCAGGTGCTTCACCTGCTGAAGAGGCACCATGTCGATCTCGTCGTGCTGGCGCGGTACATGCAAATCCTCTCCGAGCAGATGCTCGATGAGGGGCCGCCCGTCATCAACATCCACCACGGGTTCCTGCCCGCGTTCCAGGGCGCGAAGCCTTACCATCAGGCGCACGCGCGCGGCGTGAAGCTCATCGGCGCGACGGCGCACTATGCGACGCGGGACCTGGATCAGGGGCCGATCATCGAGCAGGACGTGGCGCGCGTGAATCACCAGATGGGCCCCGAGGAGATGACCCGGATGGGGCGTGACGTGGAGCGGCTCGTCCTCTCTCGCGCCGTCCGGGCGCACCTGGAGCGGCGGGTCATCGTCGAAGGCCGCCGCACCGTTGTTTTTTAG
- a CDS encoding histidine phosphatase family protein, whose amino-acid sequence MTNLYLIRHGEALVNVNHIVGGMRGDTGLTQLGILQAERLRDRLAATREIPADVLIASTYRRAQQTAEIVAPALGLPVTLDDEIQELRPGEADGMPVGEAMVRYAIDFEREPYRPVSPGGESWAQFMLRVSVALDRVTREHEGRTIVVVTHGGFIDVAFLHFFRMNALAFPSAHFATRHTSLTHWQRRRRWGRAEAWHLIYYNDCAHLRDVERTVRIPWAELSTLAPRLAEDPSGPPSSESGEGR is encoded by the coding sequence GTGACGAACCTCTATCTCATCCGGCATGGAGAAGCGCTGGTCAACGTGAACCATATCGTGGGCGGGATGCGCGGGGACACCGGGTTGACGCAGCTCGGCATCCTCCAGGCGGAGCGCCTGCGCGATCGCCTGGCCGCGACGCGCGAGATCCCCGCCGACGTCCTGATCGCCAGCACCTATCGCCGGGCGCAGCAGACGGCCGAGATCGTCGCTCCCGCCCTGGGGCTGCCCGTCACGCTCGACGACGAGATCCAGGAGCTCCGCCCCGGCGAGGCGGACGGGATGCCGGTCGGCGAGGCGATGGTGCGCTATGCGATCGATTTCGAGCGCGAGCCGTACCGGCCGGTGAGCCCCGGTGGAGAGAGCTGGGCTCAGTTCATGCTGCGGGTCTCCGTCGCCCTCGATCGCGTCACCCGTGAGCACGAGGGGCGGACGATCGTCGTCGTCACCCACGGCGGCTTCATCGACGTCGCGTTCCTCCATTTCTTCCGGATGAACGCGCTCGCCTTCCCGAGCGCGCACTTCGCCACCCGCCACACCTCGCTCACCCACTGGCAGCGAAGGCGGCGCTGGGGTCGGGCCGAGGCCTGGCACCTCATCTATTACAACGACTGCGCGCACCTGCGCGACGTCGAGCGGACCGTGCGCATCCCCTGGGCGGAGCTCTCCACGCTGGCGCCGAGGCTCGCGGAGGATCCGTCTGGGCCGCCGTCCTCCGAGAGCGGCGAGGGGCGCTAG